The Candidatus Rokuibacteriota bacterium genome includes a region encoding these proteins:
- a CDS encoding MerR family transcriptional regulator has translation MKALSIGKAAREAGVGVETIRFYERQGLIARPRKPDGSGVRIYPTETVERIRFIREAQQIAFSLREIRELLALRADPSTDCSDVREQAVAKLQAVRQKIEELHRIGAALETLIAACPGQGGVQACSIMEAIALRSGRHVHEKQTPPSVPGKTPRRRIK, from the coding sequence ATGAAGGCACTGAGCATCGGCAAAGCGGCGCGCGAGGCGGGGGTCGGGGTCGAAACGATCCGTTTCTACGAGCGCCAGGGTCTGATTGCGAGGCCCCGTAAGCCGGACGGCTCCGGGGTCCGCATCTATCCGACCGAGACGGTGGAACGCATCCGGTTCATTCGGGAGGCCCAGCAGATCGCCTTCTCGCTGCGTGAGATCCGCGAATTGCTGGCACTGCGGGCTGACCCGTCCACCGACTGCTCGGACGTACGGGAGCAGGCTGTCGCCAAGCTCCAGGCGGTCCGGCAGAAGATTGAGGAGCTTCACCGGATTGGCGCCGCCTTGGAGACTCTGATCGCGGCCTGCCCTGGGCAGGGCGGAGTGCAAGCCTGCTCGATCATGGAGGCGATCGCGCTTCGGTCCGGCAGGCACGTCCACGAGAAACAAACGCCCCCTTCGGTTCCAGGGAAGACGCCGCGGCGGAGGATCAAATGA
- a CDS encoding heavy-metal-associated domain-containing protein, whose product MKTTTFKIEGMHCDGCANTIKGLIEKEPGVQMAAVSFTDGQARVLYDPQATREDCLVVAIEKPGYRVTSRQ is encoded by the coding sequence ATGAAAACCACGACCTTCAAGATCGAAGGCATGCACTGCGACGGTTGCGCCAACACGATCAAGGGGCTGATCGAGAAGGAGCCGGGCGTGCAGATGGCGGCGGTCTCCTTCACGGACGGCCAGGCGCGAGTCCTCTACGACCCACAGGCTACCCGTGAAGATTGCCTCGTCGTGGCCATTGAGAAGCCCGGCTACCGGGTCACAAGTCGGCAGTGA
- a CDS encoding cytochrome c biogenesis protein CcdA — MTEVTLTSLVFLPLGLGLLGFIEPCSIGSTLIVVKHLEGKSAASKLAQVGVFAGTRAVFIGLLGMLAVVLGTAFLGVQQGAWVVLGAVYVLLGLLYVVGKAEMLMVPLGPSLARLSDLPASAGLGVLFGFNIPACAAPLLLALLSTAAAHGAAGATLASGFVSLALFGLALSLPLVAAVLFEPARRAIDWLAGLSRRLPLWTGMLLIALGSWSIWLALSAPVKA; from the coding sequence GTGACAGAGGTCACCCTGACGAGCCTGGTGTTTCTGCCGCTCGGCCTCGGCCTACTGGGCTTCATCGAGCCGTGCTCGATTGGATCGACGCTGATCGTCGTGAAGCATCTTGAAGGCAAGAGCGCGGCCAGCAAGCTCGCCCAGGTCGGGGTCTTCGCGGGCACGCGCGCGGTCTTCATCGGCCTCTTGGGCATGCTCGCTGTCGTTTTGGGGACGGCCTTTCTGGGAGTGCAGCAAGGTGCCTGGGTCGTCCTCGGGGCCGTCTACGTGCTGCTCGGCCTCCTCTACGTGGTCGGCAAAGCCGAGATGCTGATGGTTCCCTTGGGGCCGAGTCTTGCCCGTCTTTCAGACTTGCCCGCCTCGGCCGGCCTCGGCGTTCTGTTCGGCTTCAACATCCCGGCATGCGCGGCGCCGCTGCTGCTCGCCCTCCTGAGTACGGCAGCGGCCCATGGCGCCGCGGGCGCAACTCTGGCGAGCGGCTTTGTCTCCCTGGCCCTCTTTGGGCTTGCCCTCTCTCTGCCGCTTGTCGCCGCCGTGCTCTTCGAACCGGCCCGACGGGCCATTGATTGGCTGGCGGGGCTGTCGAGGCGGTTGCCGCTATGGACCGGCATGCTCCTGATTGCCCTCGGCTCGTGGTCGATCTGGCTTGCTCTGAGCGCTCCCGTGAAAGCGTAG
- a CDS encoding cation-translocating P-type ATPase: protein MSAATTAPDTLRPWSEEPASRPDRSRLRARIGGLHCSLCTGTIEKALGRQPGVEKVHVSLTHEQALVEYDPAVAQPEALLQILKDIGYTISDPRKVRPFEEEEQELVREGRRFLTATAFSLVAVALIAHPVGAAAIALHAVVFASLLGLVFLVLRARGLWAGLGGTATLAAGAIGLLFLKQQGWFAETTPWIVAALAFGLVFGVGRHIFIMAFQALRRGILNQHVLLEIGAFAGIGGGISGLVLNRPGYPTGPFFAVSVMVATYHIFSEWLSLIVKTRSSQAVKRLLDLQPETAHVLRDAHELEVPVEDVTVGDLVRIRPGERIPVDGTVLSGHSGVDQSLITGEPIPVEKMEGDAVIGGSINGTGTLVVKVTAAGEGSFLQQIIRHVEDARALKPGILHLVDRVLRVYTPTVLSVAALAVIGWLVGSWLSTGHVDLERAIFAGLSVLVMGYPCAVGISAPLSIVRGAGEAAEHGILMRTGEAFQGFRLVTQIVLDKTGTLTEGRPVVREIETVEATEQELLGLAAAAEASSEHPLAQAVVKAAFERGVVPSDVESFDAFPGKGISARIAGHEVRVGSPRFLAEHGIDLTRLGERIGALEAAGRTVIAVSRDGHALGILALGDTLRAEAPQAIAELRKVGLRIILVTGDNERAAQRVAREVGIGEVHAGVLPQDKAEIVRRLQANARVAMVGDGINDAPALMQSDVGIAMGGGTDIAIESADIIILSNRLDGLPVAREISRRSYGKMLQNVTLAFLFNGIGIPVAATGLIHPVWAMTAMAVSVTAIFFNSLWGRPKLFFDAVLSVGRPVGSASGAA, encoded by the coding sequence ATGAGTGCCGCAACGACAGCCCCAGATACACTCCGTCCGTGGAGCGAGGAGCCGGCGAGCCGGCCCGATAGATCCCGGCTTCGCGCCAGGATCGGCGGACTCCATTGTTCGCTTTGCACCGGCACCATCGAAAAGGCGCTGGGGCGCCAGCCGGGCGTCGAGAAGGTCCATGTCAGCCTCACCCACGAGCAGGCGCTGGTCGAGTACGATCCTGCGGTCGCGCAGCCTGAGGCGCTGCTGCAAATTCTGAAGGATATTGGGTACACCATTTCCGATCCACGCAAGGTGCGCCCCTTCGAGGAAGAGGAGCAGGAGCTCGTGCGGGAGGGGCGCCGCTTCCTGACCGCCACCGCGTTCAGCCTGGTTGCTGTGGCCCTCATCGCCCACCCTGTGGGTGCCGCTGCGATTGCTCTGCATGCAGTGGTCTTCGCGAGCCTCCTCGGGCTCGTGTTCCTCGTCCTGAGAGCGCGGGGGCTCTGGGCGGGCCTCGGCGGCACCGCCACCCTGGCCGCCGGTGCGATTGGTCTGCTCTTTCTCAAGCAGCAAGGCTGGTTCGCCGAGACCACGCCATGGATCGTAGCGGCGCTGGCCTTCGGCCTCGTCTTCGGTGTGGGGCGGCACATTTTCATCATGGCATTTCAAGCCCTGCGTCGAGGCATCCTCAATCAGCATGTGCTCCTCGAGATCGGCGCCTTTGCGGGCATCGGCGGCGGCATCAGCGGGCTCGTCCTCAACCGGCCTGGTTATCCCACAGGACCGTTCTTCGCCGTGTCTGTCATGGTTGCGACCTACCACATCTTCTCGGAGTGGCTGTCGCTGATCGTCAAGACGCGCAGCTCCCAGGCGGTGAAGCGGCTCTTGGATCTGCAGCCCGAGACTGCCCACGTCCTGCGCGACGCCCACGAGCTGGAGGTGCCCGTCGAGGACGTCACGGTCGGGGATCTCGTGCGCATCCGACCGGGCGAGCGGATTCCTGTCGACGGCACGGTGTTGAGCGGCCATTCAGGTGTCGATCAATCGCTGATCACGGGCGAGCCGATTCCTGTGGAGAAAATGGAGGGTGATGCCGTGATCGGCGGGTCGATCAATGGCACGGGGACTCTCGTGGTCAAAGTCACGGCCGCCGGTGAGGGCAGCTTCCTACAGCAGATCATCCGGCACGTCGAGGACGCCCGGGCACTCAAGCCCGGGATTCTGCATCTCGTCGATCGTGTGCTACGCGTCTACACGCCGACGGTGCTGAGTGTCGCCGCCCTCGCCGTCATCGGATGGCTCGTCGGGTCTTGGCTCAGCACGGGGCATGTCGATCTGGAGCGGGCGATCTTCGCAGGTCTCAGCGTCCTCGTGATGGGGTATCCCTGCGCGGTCGGCATCTCCGCTCCGCTCTCCATCGTGCGCGGTGCCGGTGAGGCCGCCGAGCACGGCATCCTGATGCGCACCGGCGAAGCCTTCCAAGGCTTCCGCTTGGTCACGCAGATCGTGTTGGACAAGACGGGCACGTTGACCGAGGGGCGCCCGGTGGTACGCGAGATCGAGACCGTCGAGGCGACCGAGCAGGAGCTTCTCGGGCTCGCCGCTGCTGCCGAAGCGTCCTCAGAGCATCCCCTCGCGCAGGCCGTCGTCAAGGCAGCTTTCGAGCGTGGCGTCGTTCCTTCCGATGTCGAGTCCTTCGACGCCTTTCCAGGGAAGGGCATTAGCGCTCGGATCGCGGGGCACGAGGTGCGTGTCGGAAGCCCCCGCTTCCTGGCCGAGCACGGGATTGACCTGACACGACTGGGCGAGCGGATCGGTGCCCTGGAAGCGGCAGGTCGGACAGTCATAGCGGTGAGCCGCGACGGGCACGCGCTGGGCATCCTGGCCCTCGGCGACACGCTCAGGGCGGAAGCCCCCCAGGCTATAGCGGAGCTGCGCAAGGTGGGCCTCCGGATCATTCTGGTTACCGGCGATAATGAGCGTGCCGCGCAACGGGTGGCCCGCGAAGTCGGTATCGGCGAGGTGCATGCGGGCGTCCTGCCTCAGGACAAGGCCGAGATTGTGCGGCGGCTTCAGGCGAACGCACGCGTCGCGATGGTCGGCGACGGCATCAACGATGCCCCGGCGCTCATGCAGTCCGACGTCGGCATCGCCATGGGCGGGGGTACCGACATCGCGATCGAGTCAGCGGACATCATCATCCTGTCTAACCGCCTCGACGGGCTTCCGGTCGCCCGGGAGATCAGTCGCCGTAGCTACGGCAAGATGCTCCAGAACGTGACGCTCGCCTTCCTCTTCAACGGGATCGGTATCCCCGTCGCCGCTACCGGGCTGATCCATCCCGTGTGGGCTATGACGGCGATGGCGGTGAGTGTCACGGCGATCTTCTTCAATTCGCTATGGGGGCGGCCGAAGCTATTCTTCGATGCCGTGCTGAGTGTTGGGCGCCCTGTAGGATCGGCATCAGGGGCAGCGTGA
- a CDS encoding ATP-binding protein: MSRASRPSSVVIMCGLPASGKTTTAERLHAHAGGVLIRSCDVYQELGISLPDWVRRTEGFTRDVTAYEQARDAAYARMLSLLEEHVTAGSRLVIVDAVHGESAKRKAVFDVCAAHDADPLLLWCRCDDRSEIERRLNSRRGREAEPECEASDWSVFGHLARLWEEPAKEGCGSNAVPVLSYDTRLDRLRWLRRGTRSVSELIEYALLRRPLDNARVIRTRSRRGPP, encoded by the coding sequence GTGTCGCGCGCATCGCGTCCCAGCTCGGTCGTCATCATGTGCGGGCTTCCGGCATCGGGCAAGACGACGACGGCCGAGCGTCTTCATGCCCATGCCGGGGGAGTCTTGATTCGCAGTTGCGACGTGTATCAGGAACTGGGGATCTCTCTCCCCGACTGGGTGCGTCGGACGGAGGGGTTCACGCGGGATGTCACAGCGTACGAACAGGCACGTGACGCGGCATACGCCAGGATGTTGAGCCTGCTCGAGGAGCACGTAACTGCCGGCTCCAGGCTCGTGATCGTGGATGCGGTGCATGGAGAGTCCGCGAAGAGAAAGGCGGTCTTCGATGTCTGCGCCGCCCACGATGCGGATCCTCTGCTTCTCTGGTGTCGATGCGACGACCGCAGCGAGATCGAACGTCGGCTCAACAGTCGGCGCGGACGCGAAGCCGAGCCCGAGTGCGAAGCGAGCGACTGGTCGGTCTTTGGCCATCTCGCTCGACTCTGGGAAGAGCCTGCCAAAGAGGGGTGCGGATCGAATGCTGTGCCCGTGCTCAGCTACGATACGAGGCTCGATAGGCTCCGGTGGCTCCGCCGTGGCACGCGATCCGTTTCAGAGCTCATCGAATATGCCCTCCTGCGTAGACCCCTGGACAACGCCCGGGTCATTCGCACAAGGTCACGACGCGGGCCACCCTGA
- a CDS encoding cobalamin-binding protein, producing MRICSLLPSGTEIVFALDLGDQLVAVTHECDVPARAGTIPIITRSTIDQAARGSRDIHNHVTEALHRGSSIYSLDHELLERLDPTLILTQELCEVCAISYEEVVKAVHRLEVTLPGRRTVLSLEPHDLAGVLHSIEQVGDAAGVHERAAALVRTLRDRITHIASMAHTAPTQPRVFAMEWLDPPYTAGHWVPEMIRLAGGRDEMSREGAPSVQVTWEEIARYDPDILVLMPCSFSLERTINEFGTLQVPAAWQHLKAVQSERVYAVEGATYFSRSGPRTVDGLQILAEIMHPELFPRTSPPNAWTRVATG from the coding sequence ATGCGCATCTGCTCACTTCTGCCCAGCGGTACCGAGATCGTCTTCGCCCTCGACCTAGGGGATCAATTGGTTGCCGTCACGCATGAATGTGATGTCCCCGCCCGGGCAGGGACGATTCCGATCATCACGCGCAGCACGATCGACCAGGCTGCGCGTGGGAGCCGGGACATCCACAATCATGTGACCGAGGCCCTGCATCGGGGCAGTAGCATCTACTCGCTGGACCACGAGCTGTTAGAGCGGCTGGACCCCACGCTCATTCTCACGCAGGAGTTGTGCGAGGTCTGTGCCATCTCGTATGAAGAAGTTGTCAAGGCGGTCCATCGCCTTGAGGTCACGCTCCCTGGGAGGCGAACGGTCCTGTCGCTTGAGCCCCACGATCTCGCTGGAGTGTTGCACAGCATCGAGCAGGTGGGCGACGCGGCCGGCGTTCACGAACGAGCCGCTGCGCTGGTGCGGACCCTTCGCGACCGGATCACGCACATCGCATCGATGGCCCACACAGCGCCGACACAACCACGAGTCTTCGCCATGGAGTGGCTCGACCCACCCTATACCGCGGGGCATTGGGTGCCAGAAATGATCCGCCTGGCGGGTGGTCGGGACGAGATGAGCCGGGAGGGCGCGCCATCCGTGCAGGTGACCTGGGAGGAGATCGCTAGATACGACCCAGATATCCTGGTCCTGATGCCCTGCAGCTTCAGTTTGGAGCGCACCATCAACGAGTTCGGCACGTTGCAGGTGCCCGCGGCGTGGCAGCACCTCAAGGCGGTGCAGTCCGAGCGAGTGTACGCGGTCGAAGGCGCCACGTACTTCAGCCGCTCGGGGCCTCGGACCGTTGACGGTCTGCAGATTCTCGCCGAGATCATGCACCCCGAACTGTTCCCTCGGACGTCGCCTCCGAACGCTTGGACTCGAGTCGCTACGGGTTGA